Proteins encoded within one genomic window of Procambarus clarkii isolate CNS0578487 chromosome 31, FALCON_Pclarkii_2.0, whole genome shotgun sequence:
- the LOC138370187 gene encoding RNA-binding protein 14-like, with translation MESPRRLEKSAASNGHASRDPNAPAAYIASYASSYSNPNAPAAYIASYASSYSNPNAPAAYIASYASSYSNPNAPAAYIASYASSYSNPNAPAAYIASYASSYRNPNAPAAYIASYASSYRNPNAPAAYIASYASSYRNPNAPAAYIASYASSYRNPNAPAAYIASYASSYRNPNAPAAYIASYASSYRNPNAPAAYIASYASSYRNLNAPAAYIASYASSYRNPNAPAAYIASYASSYRNPNAPAAYIASYASSYRNPNAPAAYIASYASSYSNPNAPAAYIASYASSYRNPNAPAAYIASYASSYRNPNAPAAYIASYASSYRNPNAPAAYIASYASSYRNPNAPAAYIASYASSYSNPNAPAAYIASYASSYRNPNAPGGYN, from the exons atggagtcccccaggagactggaaaag AGCGCAGCGTCCAATGGGCACGCATCCAGGGACCCCAACGCCCCAGCGGCCTATATTGCGTCCTATGCGTCATCATACAGCAACCCCAACGCCCCAGCGGCCTATATTGCGTCCTATGCGTCATCATACAGCAACCCCAACGCCCCAGCGGCCTATATTGCGTCCTACGCGTCATCATACAGCAACCCCAACGCCCCAGCGGCCTATATTGCGTCCTACGCGTCATCATACAGCAACCCCAACGCCCCAGCGGCCTATATTGCGTCCTATGCGTCATCATACAGAAACCCCAACGCCCCAGCGGCCTATATTGCGTCCTACGCGTCATCATACAGAAATCCCAACGCCCCAGCGGCCTATATTGCGTCCTATGCGTCATCATACAGAAACCCCAACGCCCCAGCGGCCTATATTGCGTCCTATGCGTCATCATACAGAAACCCCAACGCCCCAGCGGCCTATATTGCGTCCTACGCGTCATCATACAGAAACCCCAACGCCCCAGCGGCCTATATTGCGTCCTATGCGTCATCATACAGAAACCCCAACGCCCCAGCGGCCTATATTGCGTCCTATGCGTCATCATACAGAAACCTCAACGCCCCAGCGGCCTATATTGCGTCCTATGCGTCATCATACAGAAACCCCAACGCCCCAGCGGCCTATATTGCGTCCTATGCGTCATCATACAGAAACCCCAACGCCCCAGCGGCCTATATTGCGTCCTATGCGTCATCATACAGAAACCCCAACGCCCCAGCGGCCTATATTGCGTCTTATGCGTCATCATACAGCAACCCCAACGCCCCAGCGGCCTATATTGCGTCCTACGCGTCATCATACAGAAACCCCAACGCCCCAGCGGCCTATATTGCGTCCTACGCGTCATCATACAGAAACCCCAACGCCCCAGCGGCCTATATTGCGTCCTACGCGTCATCATACAGGAACCCCAACGCCCCAGCGGCCTATATTGCGTCCTATGCGTCATCATACAGGAACCCCAACGCCCCAGCGGCCTATATTGCGTCTTATGCGTCATCATACAGCAACCCCAACGCCCCAGCGGCCTATATTGCGTCCTACGCGTCATCATACAGAAACCCCAACGCCCCAGGGGGCTATAACTAA
- the LOC123748983 gene encoding uncharacterized protein, giving the protein MALHTLKTGLTCVQCKQEQCKQEQCKQEQCKQEQCKQEQCKQEQCKQEQCKQEQCKQEQCKQEQCKEEQCKQEQCKPEQCKQEQCEQEQCKEDQCKQEQCEQEQCKEDQCKQEQCEQEQCKQEQCKQEQCEQEQCKQEQCKQEQCKQQWKQEQCKQEQCEQEQCKEEQCKQEQCKQEQCKQEQCKQEQCKQEQCKQEQCKQK; this is encoded by the exons atggcgctgcatactcttaagactggtctcac TTGTGTACAGTGTAAACAGGAACAGTGTAAACAGGAACAGTGTAAACAGGAGCAGTGTAAACAGGAACAGTGTAAACAGGAGCAGTGTAAACAGGAACAGTGTAAGCAGGAGCAGTGTAAACAGGAGCAGTGTAAACAGGAACAGTGTAAACAGGAACAGTGTAAAGAGGAGCAGTGTAAACAGGAGCAGTGTAAACCGGAGCAGTGTAAACAGGAACAGTGTGAACAGGAACAGTGTAAAGAGGATCAGTGTAAACAGGAACAGTGTGAACAGGAACAGTGTAAAGAGGATCAGTGTAAACAGGAACAGTGTGAACAGGAACAGTGTAAACAGGAGCAGTGTAAACAGGAACAGTGTGAACAGGAACAGTGTAAACAGGAGCAGTGTAAACAGGAGCAGTGTAAACAGCAGTGGAAACAGGAACAGTGTAAACAGGAACAGTGTGAACAGGAGCAGTGTAAAGAGGAACAGTGTAAACAGGAGCAGTGTAAACAGGAACAGTGTAAACAGGAGCAGTGTAAACAGGAACAGTGTAAACAGGAACAGTGTAAACAGGAACAGTGTAAACAGAAGTAA